CTGGTAGTTGTCGATGGTGCGCAGCAGCCAGGCCGTGCCCAGTCCCAGCGCCGTGCCCAGGGCCAGCCCGCCGAGGGTTTCGCGGGCAAAAACGGCCAGCGCGTGGCCCACGGTGAAATCCTGCGTGCCCAACAGCGCCACTTCCAGCGTCACCACAAACAGCACTACGCCCACGCCGTCGTTGAACAGCGACTCACCCACAATCTTGGTTTCCAGCGACTTCGAAATGTTGGCCTTGGTCAGAATGCTGAGCACGGCAATGGGGTCGGTGGGCGAAATGAGCGCCCCGAACAGCAGGCAGTAGATAAACGGCGTGGGCAGGTCGAAGAGCGGCAGCAGAAAAAACATGGCCGTGGCCACCAGCACGGTGCTCACCGGCGTGCCCACCAGCGCCAGGGCGCCCACCGGCCAGCGCAGCTTGCCCAGCCGCCCGGCATCGACGTGAATGGCCCCCGCAAATAACAGAAAGCCCAGCATCACCTGCATCACGATGCGGCTAAAATCGAGCTTGCCCACCACGCCGGCCAGCTTCAGCACGGGCTGCACGTCAAACTTGGCCAGCAGTACCAACGTCAGCGACGCCGCCAGGCCCAGCACCATCAGCCCAATGGCCGGCGGCATGCGCAAAAAGCGGTGGTTGACGTAAGCAAAGCCGGCGGCGGTGACCAGCAGTAGCGCCAAAGCGTTGTATAAATCCATAGAAAAACGACTGAACAGAAAGTAGAGAGTAATGAACGAGAAGGTTGGGCTGCGCTTGAGCTTACGCAGTCACTCCGGCTTTCGCTCATTCGCCCAATGACGAAAGCGCCGT
This DNA window, taken from Hymenobacter sp. 5317J-9, encodes the following:
- a CDS encoding sodium:proton antiporter codes for the protein MDLYNALALLLVTAAGFAYVNHRFLRMPPAIGLMVLGLAASLTLVLLAKFDVQPVLKLAGVVGKLDFSRIVMQVMLGFLLFAGAIHVDAGRLGKLRWPVGALALVGTPVSTVLVATAMFFLLPLFDLPTPFIYCLLFGALISPTDPIAVLSILTKANISKSLETKIVGESLFNDGVGVVLFVVTLEVALLGTQDFTVGHALAVFARETLGGLALGTALGLGTAWLLRTIDNYQVEVLLTLAVVAGGTALAARLHTSGPLAMVMAGLLVGHFSRKRGVMSNESQDYVDKFWELVDEVLNALLFVLMGLEVLVLDIPGRTVLVGLAAIVVVLLARWVAVSIPLVFLRLLPTFQPSDHGVAVLTWGGLRGGLSVALALSLPPTMPRELIVGVTYVIVVFSIVGQGLTIGPLVRWLGVGQPTPANSSEPAVKSH